Below is a genomic region from Alphaproteobacteria bacterium.
CGCATCATTGTAAATAATTTCAACAGGACGCTCTATATATTCTTCTTTTTTAGCACATCCAGAAAGAATTAAAACACTCAAAGCGAATGGAGTTAAAAAACGCAACTTTAAAGTCCTTAACATATTATTTTAATATCTTTTCTATTTTGATTAATTGGCTACTGCCAATTCACTTGCATGCTCCCAAGGAAGCACTTGAACATGACGTGGTGGATTAGCAGGTCTTAAATGCCAAGCTGATGTGTCTTCAAATAGCTTTTTAAGCAAAGCACAATTTAAAGCATGCCCCGAACGAACACCTGTGAAATGCGCAATGAGTGGTGCACCAGCTAAATAAAGATCGCCAACGCAATCAAGAATTTTATGACGTACGAATTCATCATCATAACGAAGTCCGCCATCATTCATAATTTTATCGCCAGTGATAACAACGGCATTATCCAAAGATGCGCCAAGCGCATAACCATTTTCGCGTAATTTATCCCAATCATGTAAAAAACCAAATGATCGTGCACGCGAAATATCAGATTTAAAACTTGCCTGATATAGACCTAAAGTTAAATGTTGCTGTGCTAAAGGGGAATTTTCATAATTAAGTTCGAAGCTGACTGAAAAATGGGGTGCAGGCGTTAAACTTGCCCATGATTTGCCATTTTCAACCGTAATTGTTTTTGTGACTTCTATCGCCATGCGCGGTGCATCTTGTTCAATTTGCCCTGCACATTCAATCAGGAAAACAAAAGGTGCTGCACTTCCATCCATAATAGGAACTTCAGGACCGTCAATTTCAATAATAACATTATCAATATTGCAGCCATAAAGTGCTGACATTAAATGTTCAATGGTTGCAATCTTAACGCCATTAGAATGACCAATAACCGTACATAATCTTGTATCGACTACATTTTCCCATTTTGCAGGAATAATCGTTTGTTGGCCTGAAATATCAATACGACGAAAAATAATGCCTGTATTTAAGGGTGCCGGCAAAAGCCACATCGATACTTTAC
It encodes:
- the lpxC gene encoding UDP-3-O-acyl-N-acetylglucosamine deacetylase, with amino-acid sequence MSAKIIHHLFKGLTQEEKKDSPKQRTLKNPIHCFGTGVHGGRKVSMWLLPAPLNTGIIFRRIDISGQQTIIPAKWENVVDTRLCTVIGHSNGVKIATIEHLMSALYGCNIDNVIIEIDGPEVPIMDGSAAPFVFLIECAGQIEQDAPRMAIEVTKTITVENGKSWASLTPAPHFSVSFELNYENSPLAQQHLTLGLYQASFKSDISRARSFGFLHDWDKLRENGYALGASLDNAVVITGDKIMNDGGLRYDDEFVRHKILDCVGDLYLAGAPLIAHFTGVRSGHALNCALLKKLFEDTSAWHLRPANPPRHVQVLPWEHASELAVAN